A single region of the Pseudomonas solani genome encodes:
- a CDS encoding HutD/Ves family protein, translating into MSMPRVLRAADYPRMPWKNGAGSTQEILRDGGADLDGFGWRLSIADVGQPGPFSAFTGYQRVITVLEGAGMRLVVDDVPSRELTAGDAFAFDGGSRVQCELLGGAIRDFNLIYAPQRFAGRLQWQRVNGPLRLFSAADTLLLFSAGEGLEVRLDGGETLHLGRHDCLHLEGNGTLRELVLDALAVVDCCLIELQPR; encoded by the coding sequence ATGAGCATGCCCCGCGTGCTGCGCGCCGCCGATTACCCGCGCATGCCGTGGAAGAACGGCGCCGGCTCCACCCAGGAGATCCTCCGCGACGGCGGCGCCGACCTCGACGGTTTCGGCTGGCGCCTGTCTATCGCCGATGTCGGCCAGCCCGGGCCCTTTTCCGCCTTCACCGGTTACCAGCGCGTCATCACCGTGCTGGAGGGTGCCGGCATGCGCCTGGTGGTGGACGACGTCCCGTCCCGCGAGCTGACGGCCGGTGACGCCTTCGCCTTCGACGGCGGCAGTCGCGTGCAGTGCGAGCTGCTGGGCGGCGCCATCCGCGACTTCAACCTCATCTATGCCCCGCAGCGCTTCGCCGGCCGCCTGCAGTGGCAGCGCGTCAACGGGCCGCTACGCCTGTTCAGCGCCGCCGACACCCTGCTGCTGTTCAGCGCCGGCGAAGGGCTGGAAGTGCGCCTGGACGGGGGCGAAACACTGCACCTCGGTCGCCATGACTGCCTGCACCTGGAAGGGAATGGCACGCTGCGCGAGCTGGTGCTCGATGCGCTGGCCGTGGTGGATTGCTGCCTGATCGAGCTGCAACCGCGCTGA
- the hutC gene encoding histidine utilization repressor — MPNPPVDIPSFAVQPGEAPAPLYARVKQMICRQIDDGTWPPHHRVPSESELVNELGVSRMTVNRALRELTADGYLVRMQGVGTFVAEPKGQAALFEVHNIAEEITARGHAHRCEVIALGEELAGSERALALDVREGQRVFHSLIVHYENDVPVQIEDRYVNASVAPDYLKQDFTQQTPHAYLSQVAPLTEGEHVVEAILADADECRLLLIERSEPCLLIRRRTWSGRNTVTSARLLYPGSRYRLEGRFGS, encoded by the coding sequence GATATCCCGTCCTTCGCCGTCCAGCCCGGCGAGGCGCCTGCGCCGCTCTACGCACGGGTCAAGCAGATGATCTGCCGGCAGATCGACGACGGCACCTGGCCGCCGCACCATCGCGTGCCCTCCGAGAGCGAGCTGGTCAACGAGTTGGGCGTCAGCCGCATGACCGTCAACCGCGCCCTGCGCGAGCTGACTGCCGACGGCTACCTGGTGCGCATGCAGGGCGTCGGCACCTTCGTCGCCGAGCCCAAGGGCCAGGCGGCACTGTTCGAGGTGCACAACATCGCCGAGGAAATCACTGCGCGGGGCCATGCGCACCGCTGCGAAGTGATCGCCCTGGGCGAGGAACTGGCCGGCTCCGAGCGTGCCCTGGCACTGGACGTGCGCGAGGGGCAGCGGGTGTTCCATTCGCTCATCGTGCATTACGAGAACGACGTGCCGGTGCAGATCGAGGACCGCTACGTCAACGCCTCGGTGGCGCCGGACTACCTCAAGCAGGACTTCACCCAGCAGACGCCCCACGCCTACCTGTCCCAGGTGGCGCCGCTCACCGAGGGCGAGCACGTGGTCGAGGCGATCCTCGCCGACGCCGACGAGTGCCGCCTGCTGCTGATCGAGCGCAGCGAACCCTGCCTGCTGATCCGCCGCCGCACCTGGTCGGGCCGCAATACCGTCACCAGCGCGCGCCTGCTCTACCCGGGCTCGCGCTACCGCCTCGAAGGGCGGTTCGGCTCATGA